From a single Desulfomicrobium escambiense DSM 10707 genomic region:
- the thiH gene encoding 2-iminoacetate synthase ThiH: MSFLPEALRLHREPLEERMAAATGHDALRALERERVGEDGFLALLSPAAGQHLEAMAGRARDLTLRRFGRTVSLFTPLYVSNHCANHCRYCGFAAPNSIPRSRLTMDEVRAEGEAIAATGLRQLLLLTGESPARAGVEYLEDCVRVLRPLFPSIAVEVFPMATDDYRRLAAAGVDGLTVFQETYDPDLYADLHPAGPKRDYTWRLDTPMRGAEAGLRVVNIGALLGLTGWRREIFVTGLHAAWLMKRYPGVDVAVSLPRMRPHAGAFQPASPVSDRELVQAMTALRIFLPRLSITISTRETPSFRDNILPLGVTRMSAGVSTAVGGHAKAGETGQFEISDPRSVAEVCAMLKSRGYQPVFKDWEPLEASA; this comes from the coding sequence ATGAGCTTCCTGCCCGAGGCCCTGCGCCTGCACCGCGAACCGCTGGAGGAGCGGATGGCCGCCGCGACCGGCCACGACGCCCTGCGCGCCCTGGAGCGGGAGCGCGTCGGCGAGGACGGTTTCCTGGCCCTGCTCTCCCCGGCCGCGGGCCAACATCTGGAGGCCATGGCCGGGCGCGCCCGCGACCTGACCCTGCGCCGCTTCGGCCGCACCGTCAGCCTCTTCACGCCCCTCTACGTCTCCAACCACTGCGCCAACCACTGCCGCTACTGCGGCTTCGCGGCCCCAAACTCCATCCCCCGCTCCCGACTGACCATGGACGAGGTGCGAGCCGAGGGCGAGGCCATCGCCGCCACGGGCCTGCGGCAGCTGCTGCTCCTGACGGGCGAGTCGCCGGCCAGGGCCGGGGTGGAGTATCTGGAGGACTGCGTGCGCGTCCTGCGCCCCCTGTTCCCGTCCATCGCCGTGGAGGTCTTCCCCATGGCCACGGACGACTACAGGCGCCTGGCCGCGGCGGGCGTGGACGGGCTGACCGTTTTCCAGGAGACCTACGACCCTGACCTCTACGCCGACCTGCACCCGGCCGGCCCCAAGCGCGACTACACCTGGCGCCTGGACACCCCCATGCGCGGGGCCGAGGCGGGCCTGCGCGTGGTCAACATCGGAGCCCTGCTCGGACTGACCGGCTGGCGGCGGGAGATTTTCGTCACGGGCCTGCACGCTGCCTGGCTCATGAAACGCTACCCCGGCGTCGACGTGGCCGTGTCCCTGCCGCGCATGAGGCCCCACGCCGGGGCGTTCCAACCGGCCAGCCCCGTGTCCGACCGCGAGCTGGTCCAGGCCATGACGGCCCTGCGCATCTTCCTGCCGCGCCTGTCCATCACCATCTCCACCCGCGAGACGCCGTCCTTCCGCGACAACATCCTGCCCCTGGGCGTGACGCGCATGTCGGCGGGCGTCAGCACGGCCGTGGGCGGACACGCCAAGGCGGGCGAAACCGGCCAGTTCGAGATTTCGGACCCGCGCAGCGTGGCCGAGGTCTGCGCCATGCTGAAGAGCCGCGGCTACCAGCCGGTCTTCAAGGACTGGGAACCCCTGGAGGCGAGCGCGTGA
- the thiF gene encoding sulfur carrier protein ThiS adenylyltransferase ThiF yields MNAFERGLARYLGEGVLAFLRTVRIGVIGAGGLGSNCAMHLVRSGFADLVLADPDTVEPSNLNRQQFTLAQVGRPKVLALRDNLLAVNPDAAIEAHIRAVDADGMAELFGACRAVVEAVDDARTKKLVVETLVPAGRLVVGASGLGGAGVAERIRVSRPLPNLVLVGDLTTPCDAATPPLSPGVGMAAAMQADAVLHHFLTVYNEKKP; encoded by the coding sequence GTGAACGCCTTCGAGCGCGGCCTGGCCCGGTATCTGGGCGAAGGCGTCCTGGCCTTTCTGCGGACCGTCAGGATCGGGGTCATCGGGGCCGGAGGGCTGGGTTCCAACTGCGCCATGCATCTGGTCCGCTCCGGCTTCGCCGACCTGGTCCTGGCCGACCCGGACACGGTGGAGCCGTCCAACCTCAACCGCCAGCAATTCACCCTGGCCCAGGTCGGGCGGCCCAAGGTCTTGGCCCTGCGCGACAACCTGCTGGCCGTGAACCCGGACGCTGCGATAGAGGCCCACATCCGTGCCGTGGACGCCGATGGCATGGCGGAGCTTTTCGGTGCCTGCCGGGCCGTGGTCGAAGCCGTGGACGACGCCCGGACCAAGAAGCTCGTCGTCGAGACGCTCGTGCCCGCGGGACGGCTGGTGGTCGGCGCGTCGGGCCTGGGCGGGGCAGGCGTCGCGGAGCGCATTCGCGTGTCGCGGCCGCTGCCGAACCTCGTCCTAGTCGGCGACCTGACCACGCCCTGCGACGCGGCCACCCCCCCCCTCTCCCCCGGCGTGGGCATGGCCGCGGCCATGCAGGCCGACGCCGTCCTCCACCATTTTCTGACCGTATATAATGAGAAGAAACCATGA
- the thiE gene encoding thiamine phosphate synthase, whose translation MNGRLLVTQLIRQGGIYGLTAEKFSLGRSNTDVVRAMLDAGVRIIQYREKTKKMGAKYVECLALRAMTRQAGAAFIVNDDIDLALLVDADGVHVGQEDLPVAAVRSLVGEGRAIGLSTHSPEQARAAVAAGADYIGVGPIYATQTKDDVCAPVGLSYLDFVVREIDLPFVAIGGIKERNLAEVAGRGARCPALVTEIVGVPDMRTKVAALQRILGAARK comes from the coding sequence ATGAATGGACGCCTGCTCGTCACGCAACTCATCCGCCAAGGCGGCATCTACGGGCTGACTGCCGAGAAATTCTCCCTCGGGCGCAGCAACACGGACGTGGTCCGGGCCATGCTCGACGCGGGCGTGCGCATCATCCAGTACCGCGAAAAGACGAAGAAGATGGGCGCCAAATACGTGGAATGCCTGGCCCTGCGCGCCATGACGCGCCAGGCCGGCGCGGCCTTCATCGTCAACGACGACATCGACCTGGCCCTGCTGGTCGACGCCGACGGCGTGCACGTCGGCCAGGAGGACCTGCCCGTGGCGGCCGTGCGCTCCCTGGTGGGCGAAGGGCGCGCCATCGGCCTCTCGACCCACTCGCCGGAGCAGGCCCGGGCGGCCGTGGCCGCAGGCGCGGACTACATCGGCGTGGGGCCGATCTACGCCACGCAGACCAAGGACGACGTCTGCGCGCCCGTGGGCCTGTCCTACCTGGACTTCGTGGTCCGGGAAATCGACCTGCCCTTCGTGGCCATCGGCGGCATCAAGGAGCGCAACCTGGCCGAGGTGGCCGGTCGCGGGGCGCGCTGTCCGGCTCTGGTGACCGAAATCGTCGGGGTTCCGGACATGCGGACGAAGGTCGCAGCGTTGCAGCGCATACTCGGCGCAGCCCGGAAATAA
- a CDS encoding DUF47 domain-containing protein has product MAFSIFPRNIHFFELLNRQNRILNESAGQLARIVEDLNCVDAACKTVTLIEADADALCREIAKQLSQTFITPIDREDIYRLNMTQEDSINRITAIASRMRLCAFDYIRFPARKMARNILGMTALTGEMICCLEGKRDVSDTIRKIKELKTECEMLFSTGLAELHDVETGDTKEVIDIMRWTQVYDRFEMAIERIDDLADAIEEVVLKNA; this is encoded by the coding sequence ATGGCATTTTCCATTTTCCCCAGGAACATACACTTTTTCGAACTCCTCAACAGGCAGAACCGGATTCTGAACGAATCCGCCGGGCAGCTGGCCAGGATCGTCGAGGACCTCAACTGCGTGGATGCGGCCTGCAAGACCGTGACCCTCATCGAGGCGGACGCCGACGCACTCTGCCGCGAAATCGCAAAGCAGCTTTCCCAGACCTTCATCACCCCCATCGACCGCGAAGACATCTACCGCCTGAACATGACCCAGGAGGATTCGATCAACCGCATCACGGCCATCGCCTCGCGAATGCGCCTGTGCGCTTTCGACTACATCCGCTTCCCCGCCCGCAAGATGGCGCGAAACATCCTGGGCATGACCGCCCTGACCGGGGAAATGATCTGCTGCCTGGAAGGCAAGCGCGACGTGTCCGACACCATACGCAAGATCAAGGAGCTCAAGACCGAGTGCGAGATGCTCTTCTCCACTGGGCTGGCCGAGCTGCATGACGTAGAGACGGGCGACACGAAGGAGGTCATCGACATCATGCGCTGGACCCAGGTCTACGACCGCTTCGAGATGGCCATCGAGCGCATCGACGACCTGGCCGACGCCATCGAGGAAGTGGTGCTGAAAAATGCCTGA
- a CDS encoding histone deacetylase family protein: protein MLTARNSLGIIFFPAFDWAISPTHPEREERLLYTQDQFREEGIFDIEGIREYRPLVATQKDILRPHFCFPNVQAVCTDSHLISAGGVIRAAQLVMEKERQRAFAVVRPPGHHAMRTVHGSRGFCNINIEAVMIEWIREHYGNLRVAVVDTDCHHGDGTQDIYWHDPDVLFISLHQDGRTLYPGTGFPSECGGPKAMGRTINVPMPPRTSDEGYLMTVARIVMPILEHFKPDLIINSAGQDNHFSDPITNMNFTAQGYARLTEMLKPDIAVLEGGYAIKGALPYVNLGISLALAGVDFSAVQEPELDREKIREQKSTMDYLSALCDQLPEVYFNPRPTDAVREGGYFVRRRSIYYDTDDITENQVERLKDCPHCPGLLIVESETADTPRCLGLHVPVQGCDMCSQEAEERFAKARQAGFAYAQLSDRVTKRYEYAK from the coding sequence ATGCTCACCGCACGAAACAGCCTCGGCATCATATTCTTCCCGGCCTTCGACTGGGCCATCTCGCCGACCCACCCCGAACGCGAGGAGCGCCTCCTCTACACCCAGGACCAGTTCCGGGAGGAAGGCATCTTCGACATCGAGGGCATCCGCGAATACCGTCCTCTGGTGGCCACGCAAAAGGACATCCTGCGCCCCCACTTCTGCTTCCCCAACGTGCAGGCCGTGTGCACCGACTCCCATCTCATCTCCGCCGGCGGCGTCATCCGCGCCGCCCAGCTTGTCATGGAGAAGGAGAGGCAGCGCGCCTTCGCCGTGGTGCGCCCCCCCGGACACCACGCCATGCGCACGGTCCACGGCAGCCGCGGCTTTTGCAACATCAACATCGAAGCCGTGATGATCGAGTGGATCCGCGAGCACTACGGCAACCTGCGCGTGGCCGTTGTGGACACGGACTGCCATCACGGCGACGGGACCCAGGACATCTACTGGCACGACCCCGACGTGCTCTTCATCTCCCTGCACCAGGACGGGCGCACCCTCTACCCGGGCACGGGCTTCCCGTCGGAGTGCGGTGGCCCCAAGGCCATGGGGCGGACCATCAACGTGCCCATGCCGCCGCGCACCTCCGACGAAGGCTACCTGATGACCGTGGCGCGCATCGTCATGCCCATCCTGGAGCACTTCAAGCCCGACCTGATCATCAACTCCGCGGGCCAGGACAACCACTTCTCGGACCCCATCACGAACATGAACTTCACGGCCCAGGGCTACGCGCGGCTGACCGAAATGCTCAAGCCCGACATCGCCGTGCTCGAAGGCGGCTACGCCATCAAGGGGGCGCTGCCCTACGTCAACCTGGGCATCAGCCTGGCCCTGGCCGGCGTGGACTTCTCGGCCGTGCAGGAGCCGGAACTGGACCGCGAGAAGATTCGCGAGCAGAAGTCGACCATGGACTACCTCTCGGCCCTGTGCGACCAGCTGCCCGAGGTCTACTTCAACCCCAGACCGACGGACGCCGTGCGCGAGGGCGGGTATTTCGTGCGCCGCCGCTCCATCTACTACGACACCGACGACATCACCGAGAACCAGGTCGAGCGCCTCAAGGACTGCCCCCACTGCCCGGGCCTGCTGATCGTCGAGAGCGAGACGGCCGACACGCCACGCTGCCTCGGGCTGCACGTTCCCGTCCAGGGCTGCGACATGTGCAGCCAGGAGGCCGAGGAGCGCTTCGCCAAGGCCCGCCAGGCAGGGTTCGCCTACGCCCAGCTCTCGGACCGGGTGACCAAGCGCTACGAGTACGCCAAATAG
- a CDS encoding adenylate kinase: protein MNILIFGPNGSGKGTQGSLAKKKYDLDHIESGAIFRKHIGGGTELGKKAKEYIDRGELVPDDITIPMVLDVLKNSSPNGWLLDGFPRSIVQAQKLWEALQADGVKLNFVIEILLPREVAKNRIMGRRLCKNDNNHPNNIFIDAIKPNGDKCRVCGGELSARADDQDEGAIDKRHDIYYDSKTGTLAASYYYKNLAKEAGFKYIELDGEGSIDDIRATLMAQLD from the coding sequence TTGAATATTCTCATTTTCGGACCCAATGGCAGCGGCAAGGGCACCCAGGGCTCTCTGGCCAAGAAGAAGTACGACCTCGACCACATCGAATCCGGCGCCATCTTCCGCAAGCACATCGGCGGCGGCACCGAACTCGGCAAGAAGGCCAAGGAGTACATCGACAGGGGCGAACTCGTGCCTGACGACATCACCATCCCCATGGTCCTCGACGTGCTGAAGAACTCCAGCCCCAACGGCTGGCTGCTGGACGGCTTCCCCCGCTCCATCGTCCAGGCCCAGAAGCTGTGGGAAGCCCTGCAGGCCGACGGCGTGAAGCTGAACTTCGTCATTGAGATCCTCCTGCCCCGCGAAGTGGCCAAGAACCGCATCATGGGCCGCCGCCTCTGCAAGAACGACAACAACCACCCCAACAACATCTTCATTGACGCCATCAAGCCCAACGGCGACAAGTGCCGCGTCTGCGGCGGCGAGCTCTCCGCCCGCGCCGACGACCAGGACGAAGGCGCCATCGACAAGCGCCACGACATTTACTACGACTCCAAGACCGGCACCCTGGCCGCTTCCTACTATTACAAGAACCTGGCCAAAGAGGCCGGCTTCAAGTACATCGAACTGGACGGCGAAGGCTCCATCGACGACATCCGCGCCACCCTGATGGCCCAGCTGGATTAA
- a CDS encoding thiazole synthase, which yields MEHTDIFELGGKRLTSRLFTGTGKYGDDCLIPAVCEASGSQVITVALRRVELDGRADNVMRHIPGHMTLLPNTSGARTADEAVRIARLARAMGCGDWIKIEVISDNRHLLPDGYETARATETLAKEGFVVLPYMNPDLYVARSLADAGAAAIMPLGAPIGTNRGLRTEEMIRILIEEMDLPIIVDAGIGTPSQACQAMEMGAAACLVNTAIATASDPVLMGRAFGRAVAAGREAFLAGPGAVSSLARASSPLTGFLGETGGAA from the coding sequence ATGGAACATACCGATATTTTCGAACTGGGCGGCAAGCGCCTGACCAGCCGCCTCTTCACGGGCACGGGCAAGTACGGCGACGACTGCCTCATCCCGGCTGTGTGCGAGGCCTCGGGCTCCCAGGTCATCACCGTGGCCCTGCGCCGCGTGGAACTGGACGGCCGCGCGGACAACGTCATGCGCCACATCCCCGGCCACATGACCCTGCTCCCCAACACCTCGGGGGCGCGCACCGCCGACGAGGCCGTGCGCATCGCCCGCCTGGCCCGGGCCATGGGCTGCGGGGACTGGATCAAGATCGAGGTCATCTCCGACAACCGCCACCTCCTGCCCGACGGCTACGAGACGGCCAGAGCCACGGAAACTCTGGCCAAGGAGGGCTTCGTCGTCCTGCCGTACATGAACCCGGACCTCTACGTGGCCCGCTCCCTGGCCGACGCAGGGGCCGCAGCCATCATGCCCCTGGGCGCGCCCATCGGCACCAACCGCGGCCTGCGGACCGAGGAGATGATCCGCATCCTCATCGAGGAGATGGACCTGCCCATCATCGTCGACGCCGGCATCGGCACGCCCAGCCAGGCCTGCCAGGCCATGGAGATGGGCGCGGCGGCCTGCCTGGTCAACACGGCCATCGCCACGGCCTCGGACCCGGTGCTCATGGGCCGGGCCTTCGGCCGCGCCGTGGCCGCCGGCCGCGAGGCCTTCCTGGCCGGACCCGGGGCCGTTTCCTCACTGGCCCGGGCCTCGTCCCCGCTGACGGGCTTCCTGGGCGAAACGGGGGGCGCGGCATGA
- the thiS gene encoding sulfur carrier protein ThiS, translating into MHITLNGESRHIAPGQTLRDLILSMNLDPAVVVAELNRDIVPGAQFAAAVLRDGDRLELLSFVGGG; encoded by the coding sequence ATGCACATCACCCTCAACGGCGAAAGCCGCCACATCGCGCCGGGCCAGACTCTGCGCGACCTGATCCTGTCCATGAACCTCGACCCGGCCGTGGTCGTGGCGGAGCTCAACCGCGACATCGTACCTGGGGCGCAGTTCGCCGCAGCCGTCCTGCGCGACGGCGACCGCCTCGAACTGCTGAGCTTCGTCGGCGGCGGCTGA
- a CDS encoding hydantoinase/oxoprolinase family protein → MLIGIDVGGTHTDGVCIRDGRVEAMAKVPTDHDNLLATISEVLRLILKDCKGAEIRTLNLSTTLSTNSIVTGHTEKVGMFVIPGPGINPQAYALGAQYHVLSGCVDHRGAVSAKVRPDHIKPMTARCREEGIRVYGVVGKFCTRNPEQEMAIAEALAPQADFVTQGHRVSESLNFGRRVSTVYYNSAVWRTFNSFADALEQSLLDLNIQADINIVKADGGTMPLKLAREIPVQSIFSGPAASVMGILSTAPQTEDALILDIGGTTTDMAVLLDGIPLLERDGISIGEHPTLVRALKVESIGIGGDSFISSRGGQLSVGPDRHGPCMAAGGPAPALMDAMNVLGHAAFGDRERSAKGIKEVAMAQGLSARECAEQAVHMAMSILKRKVDAFLNAINSRPVYTIQEILEDRTVKPKRIMVIGGPAEAMVPLLEETFGLPVIAPRHAQVANAIGACLTRPTQSLVLTVDTSRGSFTVPGLGIHKPIKRTYTLDEAVHDATTMLRAELDRQGIPAEEGDIQVIQADAFNMVEGHYTIGRNIRVRCQMRPGVITTLEP, encoded by the coding sequence ATGCTTATCGGAATCGATGTCGGCGGAACCCACACGGACGGCGTCTGCATCCGGGACGGCCGGGTGGAAGCCATGGCCAAGGTGCCCACGGATCACGACAACCTGCTCGCGACCATCTCCGAAGTGCTCCGTCTCATCCTCAAGGACTGCAAGGGCGCGGAAATCCGCACCCTCAACCTGAGCACGACCCTGTCCACCAATTCCATAGTCACCGGCCATACCGAAAAGGTCGGCATGTTCGTCATCCCCGGTCCCGGCATCAACCCCCAGGCCTACGCCCTGGGCGCGCAGTACCATGTGCTCTCGGGCTGCGTGGACCATCGCGGAGCCGTCTCGGCCAAGGTCCGCCCCGACCACATCAAGCCCATGACCGCGCGCTGCCGCGAAGAAGGCATCCGCGTCTACGGCGTGGTCGGCAAGTTCTGCACGCGCAACCCCGAGCAGGAGATGGCCATCGCCGAGGCCCTGGCCCCGCAGGCCGACTTCGTGACCCAGGGGCACCGCGTGTCCGAGTCCCTGAACTTCGGCCGTCGCGTCAGCACCGTCTACTACAACTCGGCAGTCTGGCGCACCTTCAACTCCTTCGCCGACGCCCTGGAACAGAGCCTTCTGGACCTGAACATCCAGGCCGACATCAACATCGTCAAGGCCGACGGCGGCACCATGCCGCTCAAGCTCGCCCGTGAGATCCCGGTGCAGTCCATCTTCTCCGGCCCGGCCGCATCGGTCATGGGCATACTCAGCACCGCCCCGCAGACCGAGGACGCCCTCATCCTCGACATCGGCGGCACCACCACGGACATGGCCGTGCTCTTGGACGGCATCCCTCTGCTGGAGCGCGACGGCATTTCCATCGGCGAGCACCCGACCCTGGTCCGGGCCCTGAAGGTCGAGTCCATCGGCATCGGCGGCGACTCGTTCATCAGTTCCCGCGGCGGGCAATTGAGCGTCGGCCCCGACCGCCACGGCCCGTGCATGGCCGCCGGCGGCCCGGCCCCGGCCCTCATGGACGCCATGAACGTCCTGGGCCACGCCGCCTTCGGGGACCGCGAACGCTCGGCCAAGGGCATCAAGGAAGTTGCCATGGCCCAGGGCCTCTCGGCCCGCGAATGCGCAGAGCAGGCCGTGCACATGGCCATGTCCATCCTCAAGCGCAAGGTCGACGCCTTCCTGAACGCCATCAACTCCCGTCCCGTCTACACCATCCAGGAAATCCTCGAGGACCGCACGGTCAAGCCGAAGCGCATCATGGTCATCGGCGGCCCGGCCGAGGCCATGGTCCCCCTGCTGGAGGAGACCTTCGGCCTGCCCGTCATCGCCCCCCGTCATGCCCAGGTGGCCAACGCCATCGGCGCCTGCCTGACCCGTCCGACCCAGTCCCTGGTCCTGACCGTGGACACCTCGCGCGGCAGCTTCACGGTGCCGGGCCTGGGCATCCACAAGCCCATCAAACGCACATACACCCTGGACGAGGCCGTGCACGACGCCACCACCATGCTGCGCGCGGAACTCGATCGACAGGGCATCCCGGCCGAGGAGGGCGACATCCAGGTCATCCAGGCCGACGCCTTCAACATGGTCGAAGGCCACTACACCATCGGCCGCAACATCCGCGTCCGCTGCCAGATGCGGCCCGGCGTCATCACCACCCTGGAGCCTTGA
- a CDS encoding menaquinone biosynthetic enzyme MqnA/MqnD family protein, which yields MTLRIGRIDYLNIWHVFHLLEGVCPEGPEFGYVPGHPSRLNAALAAGELDISPSSSFEYLLHAEKYELLPGASICAHAEVQSVLFLSPVPLAELPAWLERNPGPVCLTGASATSVALLKVLWSQKWGLPAPQWQEVEPGAGLSTGRPFLEIGNIALRHFVHPPQGWHIVDLATEWAAWTGLPFVFAVWIVRRGLTGTAREQLGRLQAHIAAITADLEGHFEALSRLPDLPDWLTSPALLRYWRAMNYDLGPREQASLALFGECCTRQGLLSGMPGLRWFS from the coding sequence ATGACACTTCGCATCGGCAGAATCGACTATCTGAACATCTGGCACGTCTTCCATCTGCTGGAAGGCGTCTGCCCCGAGGGCCCGGAATTCGGCTACGTCCCCGGCCACCCCAGCCGCCTGAACGCGGCCCTGGCCGCAGGCGAGCTGGACATCTCCCCGTCCTCGTCCTTCGAATATCTGCTCCACGCCGAAAAGTACGAACTCCTGCCCGGGGCGTCCATCTGCGCCCACGCCGAAGTTCAGAGCGTGCTCTTCCTCTCTCCCGTTCCCCTGGCGGAACTGCCCGCATGGCTCGAACGCAATCCCGGCCCCGTCTGCCTGACCGGCGCGTCGGCCACGTCCGTGGCGCTCTTGAAGGTTCTCTGGAGCCAGAAGTGGGGACTGCCCGCACCTCAGTGGCAGGAGGTCGAGCCCGGCGCCGGCCTGTCCACCGGACGGCCCTTCCTGGAGATCGGCAACATCGCCCTGCGTCATTTCGTGCACCCGCCCCAAGGCTGGCACATCGTCGATCTGGCCACGGAATGGGCGGCCTGGACAGGGCTGCCCTTCGTCTTCGCCGTATGGATCGTGCGCCGCGGGCTGACCGGGACCGCGCGGGAACAGCTCGGACGGCTGCAGGCGCATATCGCCGCCATCACCGCCGATCTGGAGGGCCATTTCGAGGCCCTTTCCCGCCTGCCCGACCTGCCCGACTGGCTGACCAGCCCCGCCCTGCTCCGCTATTGGCGCGCCATGAACTACGACCTCGGCCCCAGGGAGCAGGCCAGCCTGGCCCTCTTCGGCGAGTGCTGCACGCGGCAGGGGCTTCTGTCCGGCATGCCGGGCCTGCGCTGGTTTTCCTGA
- a CDS encoding inorganic phosphate transporter: MPELPILLVVIVLVALVFDFTNGAHDCANAIATVVSTKVMSPRSAVMMAASLNLFGALLGEEVAHTLGSGIVNTDMVMGSQILVLAALIGAIVWNIITWYFGIPSSSSHALIGGLMGAAICHAGFSSLNGLSIFKKVLLPLVLSPLAGFGVSYAVMTLIMLIFWRANRHSVSRWFEKLQILSSAFMATSHGLNDAQKTMGVITLALFLFHKIDTIHVPLWVKLACAMAMATGTALGGWKIVKTMGHRIFKLEPVHGFAAETSAAMVITGASLVGAPISTTHTISACVFGVGATKRLSAVRWGIAGNLVVAWILTIPASALIAGATFYLFTLMGIAD; the protein is encoded by the coding sequence ATGCCTGAGCTGCCGATCCTGCTCGTCGTCATCGTCCTCGTGGCCCTGGTCTTCGACTTCACCAACGGGGCCCACGACTGCGCCAACGCCATCGCCACGGTGGTCTCGACCAAGGTCATGTCGCCCCGCTCGGCGGTCATGATGGCGGCCAGCCTGAACCTCTTCGGCGCCCTCCTGGGCGAGGAGGTGGCCCACACCCTGGGCTCCGGCATCGTCAACACGGACATGGTCATGGGCAGCCAGATCCTGGTCCTGGCAGCCCTCATCGGGGCCATCGTCTGGAACATCATCACCTGGTACTTCGGCATCCCGTCGTCGTCCTCCCACGCCCTCATCGGCGGGCTCATGGGCGCGGCCATCTGCCACGCCGGGTTCTCCTCCCTGAACGGCCTGTCCATTTTCAAGAAGGTCCTGCTGCCGCTGGTACTGTCGCCCCTGGCCGGCTTCGGGGTGAGCTACGCGGTCATGACGCTCATAATGCTCATCTTCTGGCGGGCCAACAGGCACAGCGTGTCGCGCTGGTTCGAAAAGCTGCAGATCCTCTCGTCGGCCTTCATGGCCACCAGTCACGGGCTCAACGACGCCCAGAAGACCATGGGCGTCATCACCCTGGCCCTCTTCCTCTTCCACAAGATCGACACCATCCACGTGCCCCTGTGGGTGAAGCTGGCCTGCGCCATGGCCATGGCCACGGGCACGGCCCTGGGCGGCTGGAAGATCGTCAAGACCATGGGGCACCGCATCTTCAAGCTGGAGCCGGTCCACGGCTTCGCGGCCGAGACGTCGGCGGCCATGGTCATCACCGGCGCGTCCCTGGTCGGCGCGCCCATCTCCACCACCCACACCATCAGCGCCTGCGTCTTCGGCGTGGGGGCCACCAAGCGCCTCTCGGCCGTTCGCTGGGGCATCGCCGGCAACCTCGTCGTGGCCTGGATCCTGACCATCCCGGCCTCGGCCCTCATCGCCGGGGCGACCTTCTACCTGTTCACGCTGATGGGTATCGCCGACTAG
- a CDS encoding inositol monophosphatase family protein, translating into MDKQLVDGFLDCVREAGRVVREQWNDPREIVFKGRIDLVTQTDLAVERLLSERLPGLLPGSSVLAEESHTTLVPGDLTWIVDPVDGTTNYAHRIPMVAVSVALWRGGRVELGAVFLPVMDELFWAVRGEGAFLNGERIRVSAEAVMQSALIATGFPYSFYAEIDEVCARLRRVLLASQGIRRMGAAAVDLAYTACGRLDGYYETGLKPWDTAAGWLLVEEAGGRVSALDGEYALGSHMIVATNGAVHDELQELLRLGDEV; encoded by the coding sequence ATGGATAAACAGCTGGTGGACGGTTTTCTGGACTGCGTACGTGAGGCCGGGAGAGTGGTGCGCGAGCAGTGGAACGATCCCAGGGAGATTGTCTTCAAGGGGCGCATCGATCTGGTCACCCAGACCGATCTGGCCGTGGAGCGCCTGCTTTCCGAACGCCTGCCCGGACTGCTGCCGGGCTCGTCCGTGCTGGCCGAGGAGTCGCATACGACCCTGGTCCCCGGCGATCTGACCTGGATCGTGGACCCGGTCGACGGAACCACGAACTACGCGCACCGGATTCCGATGGTCGCCGTTTCCGTGGCCCTGTGGCGCGGGGGGCGGGTGGAACTCGGCGCGGTGTTCCTGCCCGTCATGGACGAGCTTTTCTGGGCCGTCAGGGGAGAGGGCGCGTTCCTGAACGGCGAACGCATCCGCGTCAGCGCCGAGGCGGTCATGCAGTCGGCCCTGATCGCAACCGGTTTCCCGTATTCGTTTTACGCGGAGATCGACGAGGTTTGCGCGCGACTGCGCCGCGTGCTGCTGGCATCCCAGGGCATCCGCAGGATGGGCGCGGCGGCCGTGGACCTGGCCTATACGGCCTGCGGCAGGCTCGACGGCTATTACGAAACGGGCCTCAAGCCCTGGGACACGGCCGCGGGTTGGCTTCTGGTGGAGGAGGCTGGAGGCCGCGTCAGCGCCCTGGACGGAGAGTACGCCCTGGGCAGCCACATGATCGTGGCCACGAACGGCGCCGTGCATGACGAGTTGCAGGAACTGCTGCGGCTTGGGGACGAGGTCTGA